From Polaribacter haliotis:
AAAGAGAGCATATTTAAACCAACTCCAAAAAAGGAAGCCAAAAGAATTTTTTTGTAATCTTCTTTTTCAATTTTTTGAGATTTTATAAATAAACCTAAAATCCAAAAAATGGTAGTTGCACCCACAACTCTAATAAATATAAAGCCATAAGGTTTTATGTAGGTTGGCATAACGTCTTTTGCAATCGTATAATTTACTCCGTAAATTAAAGTGGCAATACTAACTGCAATTATTGCTAAAACTCTTTTATTCATAATAAATTATGTTGCAAAAATGAAGCTACAAAGTTGAGGATATTTTTATAATAAGGCACAAAAAAAGAGCTTCAAAATAAATTGAAACTCTTTTATGAAAAGTTGGTTGACTTTTGGTTGAATTTTTATTTATACCAAAATAGTATTAGTCTACTAATGGCGGAATTCTTAAAACCTGACCTGGATAAATTTTATCTGGGTGAGATAACATTGGTTTGTTTGCTTCAAAAATAACAGGATATTTCATTGCATTTCCATAATAATTTTTTGCAATTTTACCTAAAGTATCTCCACTTACTACAGTATGGAATTGTGCCATATCTGCTTCTTCAATAACTTCTACTTCTGCAACAGACATATTATCTTCTACAGATGCAACTCCATTAGTGTTTCCTACAACTAGAACAACTTTTTCTTTAGTTGCAAGATCTGCAGCTTCTCCCCAAAGTTTTACAGCATCATCATCTACTTCAATAGATAAATCTTTTACCTCTAATTCTAAGGCTGTAATTGCATTTCTTAATTGACCAGATTTTTCTGCATTTTCTTCTTCTGTTGTTTTACCAATACCGAAAACTTTTGCTCCAGCATTTTTGATAAATGAAAAAATTCCCATTTTTTAAACTTTTTTAATTGTTAATATTCATTTTAATAAGTTACAATATACATTTTTTTATGATGAAAAAAAGAATTCTGTTTATTTTAAGGTACTATTTATTGTGAAGCTATAATTTCATCAACATAAAAAATATGATTTTCTTTTTCGTAATTTTGTTAGAAACACACTACAAATGAAAATATATCATATTGCTGAAAATAATTCGATTCTAAATAAATTTATTGCAGAAATTAGAGATGTTAAAATTCAGAAAGATTCGCTTCGATTTCGAAGAAATATCGAAAGAATTGGAGAAATTTTAGGGTATGAATTAAGTAAAAATCTTTCGTATTCAGGAGTTTATGTAGAAACTCCTTTAGGGAAGAAAAAAATGCAATTGTCTTATAATGATGTTGTTTTGTGTTCCATTTTAAGAGCAGGTTTGCCTTTACACCAAGGTTTATTAAATTATTTCGATGATGCTGAAAATGCTTTTATTTCTGCATACAGGCATCATCCTAAAAATAATAGTGAATTCGAAATTATTGTCGAATATTTTGCTTCGCCATCAATAAACAATAAAACTTTGTTATTGGCAGATCCAATGTTAGCAACTGGACAAAGTTTGGTTGCAGTTTACGAAGCAATTAAAAAATATGGAACACCAAAAGAAATTCATATTGTTTCTGTAATTGGTTCTAAAGAAGGTGTCGATTTTGTTGAAAATAATTTCCCAGAAAACACAAAATTATGGATTGCTACCATAGACGATAAATTAAATAACAAGGGATACATTGTTCCAGGTTTGGGAGATGCTGGAGATTTGGCTTATGGAACGAAATTATAATATAGTATACAAGACAGCACTAATTAGCATTAAATAAAAAACAGCATTCTTAATCAAATCATTTTTTACCATTTCAATTCCATTTGCTACAATTATAGATGCTGGAAAAATTAGAAAAAGAAATTCCACACCTGTTTTTTCAGGAATTAAAAGCACAAAAAAGATGGAAATAAGTATGTGGAATGTTAAAATAATCCAATTTTTTTTGAAAGAATTATTTACAGAAAGTGCTTTCGGTGTTTTTAAAAAATAAGCAATAAAAGTAAGTGTAATAATAGCAATTACAATCCAATAAAAATTATTTTCGGTATAAAAAGAAATCTCATTAAATTGATTAAATATGAAGAGATTTGTAAAAATTGAAACTTCATTAACCCACAAAGAATACGCATAATAAATAATTAAAGGAGCAGAAAAACCAACAAT
This genomic window contains:
- the lysM gene encoding peptidoglycan-binding protein LysM, translated to MGIFSFIKNAGAKVFGIGKTTEEENAEKSGQLRNAITALELEVKDLSIEVDDDAVKLWGEAADLATKEKVVLVVGNTNGVASVEDNMSVAEVEVIEEADMAQFHTVVSGDTLGKIAKNYYGNAMKYPVIFEANKPMLSHPDKIYPGQVLRIPPLVD
- the upp gene encoding uracil phosphoribosyltransferase → MKIYHIAENNSILNKFIAEIRDVKIQKDSLRFRRNIERIGEILGYELSKNLSYSGVYVETPLGKKKMQLSYNDVVLCSILRAGLPLHQGLLNYFDDAENAFISAYRHHPKNNSEFEIIVEYFASPSINNKTLLLADPMLATGQSLVAVYEAIKKYGTPKEIHIVSVIGSKEGVDFVENNFPENTKLWIATIDDKLNNKGYIVPGLGDAGDLAYGTKL